The nucleotide sequence CGCCACGGGTTAGCCGGGTCGAACCTGCGCCCCGGATTCGAGATTTCCGGCATGGGACAACTGGTCGAGGCGTGCATTCGCTCCGACCGCGTGTTGAGTTTTGGCGGGTGAGCGCGATGGCGCGTTCGGTTCTGGTGCTGTGTTGCACGCCTCCGTATGGTAGCGAGCGGGCACGCGATGCCCTCGATATTGCAATGGCCTTCGGCGCCTTCGAGCAGCAGCCCACGCTGTTGTTCCTCGGTGACGGAGTACTGGCGTTGCTGGAGCAACAGAATCCGACCGCCCTGCCGGCACGCAATATCGCCAAGCTGGTCGGTACGCTGGCCGATTATGGCATCACGGGCTTGCACGTGGAGACCAGCGCCATGAAGGAACGCGGCCTGGAACTGGCCGATCTCGTTGCGGGAGCCCAACTCGCCGATGATGCACAGCTCGCGGTGCTGCTGGCAAGCCATGACATGATCCTGAGCGTGTGACCGCGATGACCCTGCACATCCTGTCCGCCTCTCCCCATGCCGGCCCCTCCTTTGATCTGTGCCGCCGTGCGCTGGCCCCCGGGGATACGCTGCTGTTGCTGTGTGACGGCGTATACGCAGCGTTGCAGGACGGCGCATGTGCGCAGCAGCTCGACGCACTTGCAGCTGCTACCGTCGCGGTGTATGCGATCGGCGATGACTGCGTGGCCCGCGGCATCAGCGGGCGGCTGTTGCCCGTAGTGCGGGCCACGGATTATCCGGGCTTCGTGGATCTTGCCTGCAGGCACCCGCGCTCGGTGTCGTGGTTCTGAAATGAATCCCGCGCGCCGCATCACCTGGCCGCGTGATGCCGATGGCTTTCTGCTCGACTGGCACGACTGGAACGAAAGCTGCGCGGAGCTTCTGGCCAGCGAGGAGCACCTCGTCCTGACACCCGCACACCATGAAATCCTGCTGATGCTGCGCGCCTACTACGCCCGCCACGCGCATTCCCCCGCGATGCGGGCGCTGGTCAGCCTGACCCGTCGCGAACTCGGCCCCGACAAGGGACGCAGCATCTACCTGCTGCAGCTGTTCCCGGGAAGCCCCGCACGCCTCGCCAGCAAGATCGCCGGCCTGCCAAAGCCGGAGCATTGCCTGTGACGATGGATCCGGGGCGCGCCTTGCGGCCCATCCCTCCCGAGCATACCCTCTGGCGCGGGCGAGCCAGCCGGGGTTTCAGCAGCATATGAAGATCATCCCCGACGATTGCTCCGCGCAAGCCTACGCGGCGCAATTCACCGCCAAGGCCACTCGTGTTGCAACGCTCATGCGCGAATTTGCAGCGCCCGATCCACAGCTGTACGCCTCGCCCCCCAGGCATTATCGTCAGCGCGCGGA is from Gammaproteobacteria bacterium and encodes:
- the tusC gene encoding sulfurtransferase complex subunit TusC codes for the protein MARSVLVLCCTPPYGSERARDALDIAMAFGAFEQQPTLLFLGDGVLALLEQQNPTALPARNIAKLVGTLADYGITGLHVETSAMKERGLELADLVAGAQLADDAQLAVLLASHDMILSV
- a CDS encoding TusE/DsrC/DsvC family sulfur relay protein translates to MNPARRITWPRDADGFLLDWHDWNESCAELLASEEHLVLTPAHHEILLMLRAYYARHAHSPAMRALVSLTRRELGPDKGRSIYLLQLFPGSPARLASKIAGLPKPEHCL
- the dsrH gene encoding sulfurtransferase complex subunit TusB; this translates as MTAMTLHILSASPHAGPSFDLCRRALAPGDTLLLLCDGVYAALQDGACAQQLDALAAATVAVYAIGDDCVARGISGRLLPVVRATDYPGFVDLACRHPRSVSWF